The Ictalurus furcatus strain D&B chromosome 12, Billie_1.0, whole genome shotgun sequence nucleotide sequence GGAGAGCAGGTGGGTCATGTGTTAGAGGAAGGTTGTAATAATTCACTTATAAAGTTTGTACCCATGGTGAATATTGTAAGCCTGTTATGaacaatattaatataaaaggaTTTTAATTCCTACCAGACATTACCTCCCACCTAAAAGTCAATTACAtacagtttattttgttaatatgTGAGTAAATTTTTCACTATACGTAAGCAGTGTTATATGCCAGAGACCAGGTCGAGGGAAATCATATCATCTGTCATGTTCATTATGCCTATACCTTTTTTCATATCACATAAGTTGCTCAACTTTATCATTCCATGTTTTTAAATTGTCCAAGCATAGAGTTTGTGTCACTGAAGCTTTGTGTGTACTTCGCAAGCCATTCTTACATTCAAATGCCAGTGCTTTTATTTTAGAGCAGGCCCAGCCAGGTTCACGAACATACTTATGGAACGTTTCGTGCCGATTTTATGCCCCATGACCCGAGCTGTCTCATCAGTGCTTGTCATAGGTGTCTGATGGATCTGGGATCACGATTTGACTTTGCCCTGAGGTCTGTGGACGTGATGCAGTTGTACAGTCGAGCTCAACAAACAGCTCTTCGTGTAGCTCAACTTAATTAAAAACTTCTAAAGCGTTTGGGGTATGATGGAATAAGGATGCCACCGATTGGAATTTCCTGATAGGTTGTATCTATCATGGCCTTTTTTTGTGTGGCTTTTGTTTATAGCCCAGTAAAGCGTGTGTAGAGTTGATTTCAGCCCGTGTGTGTGGTATTTTGTGTTCCAATGAGCTCTCTAAATCTACTTTGACGAAACCATTTTTAAACTTTAGGGTTAGCTACAGCTGTGGTAATTCACTTACCGCACAGATACTCTAGAGTAACAACCATTGTGTAACCTCAGACAGTATATAAATGCCACTTATTCtcttaattctttctctctctgccctgTCTGTTTGTGTAGGCTGTAATGGCAGTGGGCCCAGTGGACCCAAGGGAGGTATTGAAAGGAGTGGAGGCGCTACTGGGGAAGGATGGTGAGCTCCGAAGCCTGGAGGGTGTTGCCAAAGTATTCAGGTGAGACTTAAACACATATTGTACAAGAATTGGTGATCCCCATTTGATTGTTATTCTAatctcatgatttttttttttgactttttttttttgttgttgttttttcactgCAGTCTGATGAAGGCCTCTCATAAAATGGTCAGCAGGTGCATGTATCTAAATATCTTGCTGCAGACCAAATCACATGACATTCTTAATCGGTATGTATATATAGCCTATACAAGCTATAGAGTGCAACTTTATGTTTTTTATGAGTCTGTCCAAACCTACAGTTATTCTGCTTTACAGATTTATCCGTGTTGGTGGCTACAAGTTGCTGAACTCTTGGTTGACTTATTCCAAGACGACCACCAATACCCCAATGCTGCAGCTCATTCTTCTCACTCTGCAGAAACTGCCTCTTACAGTGGACCATCTCAAACAGGTAGCTCTTTACTTCAAGCTCTCTGCCAGTGCTGTTTATGTAAACACATATTTTTTGATgttttctaattattattattatttgtggctGTTTCTCACACTAGAACAACACGGCAAAGTTGGTTAAGCATCTGAGCAAGAGCGGGGAGACAGAAGGTAAGAGTCCAGTTGTGGTGTATTATTGTGGTGGTACTCTGATGTATACATGTAGATAAAACTTCAAGAGGAACATGTTGAGGAGCACATGTCTCCCGATGCCTTCTAGTCTAATGGAACCCTGTTCGATATACAATGGACGATCTGCTAATACACATCTTAACACTTTTATTAAGATTCCTTCCTGTTTGCTCAGTCCTGCCTGTCGGGTTTGTTCTTTGCAGAGTTGAGAAAGCTCGCCTTGGTACTCGTGGAAGGTTGGATGGCTATCATCCGCTCTCAGAGTGTTTCCAGCGGTGCCTCGCCTAACGGTAACaagttcttcttttttcttttatgtcaTTCACATAGCAATTTCATCACCCTCTCGGGTTTCATTCTCACCCGCACAATTTgtcataatacaaaaaaaaaaaatttagtccACATTCCTTTATGTGGTGCTTCAACGTTCATCACACTCttaatgtgtattttttattttttttccagacaagaaaagaaagaaggaagacgTTAAAGTgcgtccagaggtgaaggctgtgGAGAAAGGgacagaagaggagaggaaaagagaaaagccAAAGGCCCATGCGCCTAGTCATGCGAAGATTCGCTCCACAGGTCTGGTCCCCATCTTTATGTCGTCACATTGGTTGATTTACAGcgtgtttatattttgtggtCTTCTGAAATGTTAATATATGAGGCTGGATTTATTTTGCTCGTTCAGTGAGGAAGTCTAATGTAGTACGTTAACTGTTAGTAGGATTTGTTGGATGTTTTTATAAGCGTTGCTCTTATGCTTCATCTGAACAGGTTTAGAGGTAGAAACTCCAACACCCATCCCTACAAAAAAGGTCCCTGTAGTCCCCCAGCTTGGAGACAAATACAACATCAAACCTGCCGTCCTTAAGAGGCCTAGGTAAGTTATATGTTTAACAACCCGGTAATAATCTGCCTTGGCGTTTACACGCCTTGCGTTAAGTGAACGTGTTGCGTATtgctgccctctgctggtgAATGTTAACCTCGGTCATGTTGCTTCCTCCAGCTCTGGTTTATCAGACGCGCCACCTGTGGAGAAAAAATACAAGCCTCTTAACACCACGCCCAACTCGACCAAAGAAATCAAAGTCAAGCTCATTCCTGCACAACGTAAGCACCCCGTTTGGCATTTTATGCACATAAAgatgtaataatatatttaaaagataTTATTTTGTTACCTATTTATGAAGCTTGCCACTTTGTTGTAAAAGTGTCTTTCCATTCCATTAGCTATGGAGAGCCTGGGCTTTCTGGATGCACTTAACTCTGCTCCAGTGCCAGGAATCAAGatcaagaagaagaaacccAAGGCAGTGTCTCCTACCTCTAACAAGGTAGAGtcagaaataatttttattattattatttttattttttagctgCTCTTCCGgaggaataaataaacagcgGCGTTCACGTGTTCTCTTTTCTTCTGATTTTCCACAGCCATGTCCGTTTGAAAGCAAGCCCCAGTCATACTCGAGCACGCAGACCAAGCCGTCTTCCCCCGAGGCTCCTGCGTCTCACACTCCTCCACATGAGCCCCAAGACCTGGAACAGCCAGGCACGCCTGTCCCCACCGAGGACCCTGAGGCTATGGACACTGGTGAGTTCACTCAGCCTCCACTGTGCACTATAGAGGACTATTACGCATGATTGTGAAGATGTTTTATGACttactaaataaaaatctctttGTCCTGTATGTGTGTACAGATAAGCCTAATGCGCTTTCAGAGCCACGCGGAGAGGAAGAGAGCCTCACAAAGAAAGGCAAGAAAAAGAAGAGCGTTCGTTGGGCCGAGGAAGAACAGCTCAAAGAATATTTTTACTTCGATCTggacgagacagagagaggtaaGGACGGACCCGTCTCACTCCTCAAACTCCATCCACGCAGTTTCGCAGGTGATTGTAATATAATTCACATCGTTTGCTTCCTTCCCTCAGTAAACGTCAACAAGATTAAAGATTTCGGCGAAGCGGCCAAGCGGGAGCTGATGATGGACAGGCACACCTTCGAGATGGCCCGTCGACTTTCACATGATGCCATGGAAGAGCGGGTGCCCTGGACACCCCCGCGACCTTTGATCCTGTCAGGCTGTCTGGTCAGTCCAGGGTCCAGCAGCACTGAGAAGCTGAcgcagagggacagagagatgggCATCCTCCAGGAGATCTTCCTCAACAAGGAGAGGTGAGAGCATCTTATTCGCTTGAAAACAAATACATTGTCACATTCATTAACGTGTTCACAGATATGtttttggacattttaaatATCGCGTCTAAAGTCATTCTCCGCTTTTCATTTAGTGTCCCGGACAGCCCACACGAGCCGGACCCAGAGCCTTACGAGCCGATGCCACCACGTCTCATTCCTCTGGATGAGGTACACACCTCCTCTATGCCTTCAC carries:
- the ppp1r10 gene encoding serine/threonine-protein phosphatase 1 regulatory subunit 10: MAVGPVDPREVLKGVEALLGKDGELRSLEGVAKVFSLMKASHKMVSRCMYLNILLQTKSHDILNRFIRVGGYKLLNSWLTYSKTTTNTPMLQLILLTLQKLPLTVDHLKQNNTAKLVKHLSKSGETEELRKLALVLVEGWMAIIRSQSVSSGASPNDKKRKKEDVKVRPEVKAVEKGTEEERKREKPKAHAPSHAKIRSTGLEVETPTPIPTKKVPVVPQLGDKYNIKPAVLKRPSSGLSDAPPVEKKYKPLNTTPNSTKEIKVKLIPAQPMESLGFLDALNSAPVPGIKIKKKKPKAVSPTSNKPCPFESKPQSYSSTQTKPSSPEAPASHTPPHEPQDLEQPGTPVPTEDPEAMDTDKPNALSEPRGEEESLTKKGKKKKSVRWAEEEQLKEYFYFDLDETERVNVNKIKDFGEAAKRELMMDRHTFEMARRLSHDAMEERVPWTPPRPLILSGCLVSPGSSSTEKLTQRDREMGILQEIFLNKESVPDSPHEPDPEPYEPMPPRLIPLDEDCTTVEDSYTETADTAASCPPPTAQEGSKLPPVLANLMVSLNSSNRSPQAPSNTPPPNNSSVNVQELLSSIMGAQGSNQSAEDLIKQPDFSDKIKQLLGSLQQNQNQNQNQQGSAPPMNAGLLGHGPGMNMNNNMNMPMPINGSYPPNKPPGGPHFGHPPPPHGHGPPPFGGGGPRMMGPPPGPQGRGGDNGNYWGDDSIRGGPHRGGHFHRGRGRGGDQGFRGRGGRGGPRGGHNNMGDMSKRPVCRHFMMKGNCRYENNCAFYHPGVNGPPLPPQHGH